In Desulfovibrio sp. UCD-KL4C, a single genomic region encodes these proteins:
- the trkA gene encoding Trk system potassium transporter TrkA yields MRVIIVGAGEVGFNVARRLSGESKEVVVIDKDSNALSKVSDTLDVQTILGSGSNPEILERAGVLDADIFLAVTDKDEINLISTFMANRISPKIIKLARIRNEDYTKYPEMFTEGDLRIDTLINPDEEVVESILKIMSVPGAVEINDFVGGKVRLIGVKLPNASPLIGVTLMNIKEHLIGLDVVIAALVRKDRLIIPGGLDTIQEGDIVYFVSIRDQQEALLRQAGILSDPIRKVLIVGGGNVGFLLAQALDNKKHHTRLLDKDTDRCAELSEKLDRVIVLHGDGTDQELLKEENVGELDMVISVTGDEEMNILSCLLAKNLGAHKTITRINNFAYIPLIQPIGIDHLVCPRLSAINSILHFVRQGKVISAASIKGEEAEALEAIAQENSRIVGKPIKDLDLPKGALILCFQRGEDVIIPTGLTVIEPNDRLLIISTRKNIPEIENTLTTKLEFY; encoded by the coding sequence GAGGGTTATAATCGTTGGAGCCGGAGAAGTTGGATTCAATGTAGCAAGACGCCTTTCTGGCGAAAGTAAGGAAGTTGTTGTTATTGATAAAGACTCTAATGCCTTAAGCAAAGTTTCTGACACCTTAGATGTTCAAACAATACTTGGATCAGGTTCAAACCCTGAAATATTAGAAAGGGCTGGAGTCCTTGATGCTGATATTTTTCTAGCTGTGACAGATAAAGATGAGATTAATTTAATTTCAACTTTTATGGCTAATCGAATATCACCTAAAATTATCAAACTCGCACGTATCAGGAATGAAGATTATACAAAATATCCTGAAATGTTCACTGAAGGCGACCTACGAATAGACACTCTGATTAATCCAGACGAAGAAGTTGTTGAATCTATACTTAAAATTATGAGTGTCCCCGGGGCTGTGGAAATTAACGATTTTGTTGGCGGAAAAGTTCGGCTGATCGGAGTAAAGCTTCCAAACGCAAGTCCTCTTATCGGAGTGACCCTTATGAATATTAAAGAGCATCTTATAGGCCTTGATGTTGTTATTGCTGCATTAGTCCGTAAAGACAGACTCATAATTCCAGGGGGATTGGACACTATCCAGGAAGGGGATATTGTTTACTTTGTTTCCATTCGTGATCAACAAGAAGCGCTACTCAGGCAGGCTGGAATTCTTTCAGACCCGATTAGAAAAGTTCTTATTGTAGGAGGAGGAAATGTTGGCTTTCTGTTAGCCCAAGCTCTTGATAATAAAAAACATCATACTCGCCTTCTAGACAAAGACACTGATCGCTGCGCAGAACTATCTGAAAAGCTTGACCGAGTTATAGTCTTGCATGGTGATGGAACTGATCAGGAATTACTTAAAGAAGAAAATGTCGGAGAACTGGATATGGTTATTTCAGTTACTGGCGATGAAGAAATGAATATCCTGTCCTGTTTACTTGCTAAAAATTTAGGAGCGCATAAGACAATTACTCGCATTAATAATTTTGCATATATTCCTTTAATTCAGCCTATCGGGATTGATCACCTTGTCTGCCCCAGACTTTCTGCAATTAATTCTATTTTGCATTTTGTTAGACAAGGAAAAGTTATTTCTGCGGCTTCAATCAAAGGTGAAGAGGCTGAAGCTCTCGAAGCGATCGCGCAAGAGAATTCTAGAATAGTCGGTAAACCGATTAAGGATCTGGACTTACCTAAAGGGGCACTGATTTTATGTTTCCAACGCGGGGAGGATGTAATAATTCCCACAGGTCTGACCGTAATAGAGCCGAATGACCGACTCCTAATTATTTCAACACGCAAAAACATACCTGAAATAGAAAATACGCTGACTACTAAGCTGGAGTTTTATTAA
- a CDS encoding TrkH family potassium uptake protein: protein MRWKVVLHIIGALILCVGITMLMPLAFSLYYQDSAIVPLIQSMAISCLCGLGLFFAFRSRNENQGLSHREGMAIVALGWIAAGFFGSLPFYLGDVFPNHVDCFFESLSGFTTTGSSVMTDIESVAKGILFWRSLTHWLGGMGIIVLSLAILPFLGVGGMQLYKAEVPGPVPDKLKPRIKDTAMVLWKVYLLFSAIEAILLMFGGMDFFDSLCHTFGTLATGGFSTKNSSVAYFNSAYIDYVITFFMIVAGINFSLHYQMLKGRPLLLWRDPEFKFFAIVTLLITILVTISVYSSHTYETFTDTIRYTSFQVASIMSTTGFATADYELWPALAQGLLLFCMFLGGCAGSTSGGMKHLRIMLLLKQSYQEVFRIIHPRSVNRVKLGKTVVKPETMNDILGFAVLWIGLFVICGLVVAATGVDVVSSFAASLACLGNIGPGIGTVGPANNFAHIPDVGKWALIFNMLLGRLEIYTVIVLCVPEFWRK, encoded by the coding sequence ATGCGCTGGAAAGTAGTTTTGCATATTATTGGTGCATTAATTTTATGTGTTGGTATCACAATGCTGATGCCACTCGCTTTTTCATTGTATTATCAGGATTCAGCTATAGTGCCACTGATTCAATCTATGGCTATTTCTTGTCTTTGCGGTTTAGGTTTATTTTTTGCTTTTCGAAGCCGCAATGAAAATCAGGGATTAAGCCATAGAGAAGGAATGGCAATTGTTGCTTTGGGGTGGATTGCTGCTGGATTCTTTGGAAGCCTTCCTTTTTATTTGGGAGATGTCTTTCCAAATCATGTTGATTGTTTTTTTGAATCCCTGTCCGGTTTTACCACAACTGGATCTTCGGTAATGACTGATATTGAAAGTGTTGCAAAAGGAATTCTGTTTTGGCGAAGTCTTACCCATTGGCTTGGCGGGATGGGGATAATTGTTCTTTCGCTTGCAATTTTACCATTTCTCGGAGTCGGAGGAATGCAACTTTATAAGGCAGAAGTTCCCGGGCCTGTTCCAGATAAGCTTAAGCCACGGATTAAAGATACTGCAATGGTTCTTTGGAAGGTTTATCTACTTTTTTCCGCCATTGAAGCGATCCTTTTAATGTTCGGAGGGATGGATTTTTTTGATTCTCTCTGTCATACATTCGGCACACTTGCCACTGGAGGGTTTTCAACTAAAAACAGTTCCGTTGCATATTTCAATAGTGCTTACATAGACTACGTTATTACTTTTTTCATGATTGTCGCTGGAATAAATTTTAGCCTTCATTATCAAATGCTGAAAGGGCGACCGTTGCTTTTATGGCGCGATCCTGAATTTAAATTTTTTGCAATAGTAACGTTGCTAATAACAATTTTAGTTACGATTTCAGTATATTCTTCTCACACTTATGAAACTTTCACTGATACAATCAGGTATACGTCATTCCAGGTTGCATCTATTATGAGCACCACAGGGTTTGCTACAGCAGATTATGAATTATGGCCCGCACTTGCTCAAGGATTACTTCTGTTTTGTATGTTCTTAGGAGGGTGCGCAGGTTCTACCAGTGGCGGTATGAAACACTTACGCATAATGCTTCTTTTGAAACAGTCCTACCAGGAAGTTTTCAGAATTATTCATCCCCGTTCAGTAAACAGAGTAAAACTTGGAAAAACTGTTGTTAAGCCGGAAACGATGAATGATATTCTCGGATTTGCCGTTCTTTGGATAGGGCTTTTTGTGATTTGTGGACTTGTTGTCGCAGCTACTGGAGTGGACGTTGTTTCATCATTCGCAGCATCGCTTGCATGTCTGGGAAATATCGGTCCAGGAATTGGAACTGTCGGTCCTGCTAATAATTTTGCACATATACCAGATGTTGGTAAGTGGGCTTTGATCTTTAATATGTTGCTTGGAAGGTTAGAAATTTATACGGTTATTGTTCTTTGTGTTCCTGAATTTTGGAGAAAGTAA
- a CDS encoding tol-pal system YbgF family protein yields the protein MISSLCIYKYRPLLIALFIILLTATASKAVESQKADPFNLWLEKYGAWDILEENYSGSGDTPELIIKRAQTAYNLGRYSACMNILQGTPAFDDKSVEISRLWLGGQAQRALGNPIKSVIWFSQAARFMDQNSMIEQFKAEPNLKTVWFDVWRSLYWSILVTSGSAREAQDMILSQSFDQAKKVWPTTYFIINTEPIFKKTFAKGFEFKPTVLNSTIINDKDRELISMSIAASSLGDWNKSSSILENISNSTVKTFWSSVNSYLETGKNPTEEAKIFKEQNFVSAWSFFKAGVLEPAYDSPTLWKMAAPASPAWNTFRSKLMSMSPQEALDTIDRETGSLLLSEDLVSALQNYRLAFAFLTGDMKLTKKIWGQLDHNALPLSLRIAAGIAFKPDLSKIVSSSDAGQNSNLFIISGLCDAAEVEYFNDLNAPFWQPLSGKKFNSQVNSKPLDRLLLFSELLGNSVKKMDGNIARRCAFLFPSSELGAKSYIYLADKAASNRDFKLSAFYLKRVDPEKFGSDMHLKWLIAAVEYDLAVGNEGKALNAYNKILESGGGLPSEKELKLALLIQQKGDLKKAQAILERIWSRSDNLNDELKAELLFWIAEGDQAMGDKKKALKSYLELAFKFPKQNIWAVTAMYRISMIYEHKGQFETAKKFLNSVIKKADRPAQKEAAKARLSAIETKLAKTGVGKEVSFPF from the coding sequence ATGATTTCAAGCTTATGTATTTATAAATATCGGCCGTTACTAATCGCCCTGTTTATTATTCTGTTAACCGCAACTGCTTCTAAAGCTGTTGAGTCACAAAAAGCTGATCCTTTCAATTTGTGGCTTGAAAAATATGGAGCATGGGACATTTTAGAAGAAAATTATTCCGGTAGTGGCGATACCCCTGAATTAATTATTAAAAGAGCTCAAACAGCTTATAATCTAGGTAGATATTCAGCTTGTATGAATATTTTACAAGGAACCCCTGCTTTTGATGATAAGTCGGTCGAAATATCAAGACTTTGGCTTGGTGGACAAGCTCAGCGTGCTTTAGGTAATCCTATTAAGTCAGTTATTTGGTTTAGTCAGGCTGCCCGTTTCATGGATCAAAATTCAATGATTGAACAATTTAAAGCTGAACCAAATTTGAAAACAGTTTGGTTTGATGTTTGGAGATCGTTATATTGGTCTATTCTTGTTACTTCCGGTTCAGCTCGCGAAGCGCAGGATATGATTTTGAGCCAGTCTTTTGACCAAGCTAAGAAAGTTTGGCCGACTACTTACTTCATAATTAATACCGAACCTATTTTTAAGAAGACTTTTGCAAAAGGTTTTGAGTTTAAACCGACTGTACTTAATTCTACTATCATTAATGATAAGGATCGTGAATTGATATCAATGTCCATTGCGGCATCAAGTCTTGGTGACTGGAATAAGTCTAGTTCTATTCTTGAAAATATCAGCAACTCAACGGTTAAGACTTTTTGGAGCTCTGTAAATAGTTATTTAGAAACGGGTAAAAACCCAACTGAAGAGGCTAAAATCTTTAAAGAGCAAAACTTTGTTAGTGCATGGTCTTTTTTCAAAGCTGGGGTACTGGAGCCGGCATATGACTCCCCTACCCTTTGGAAAATGGCAGCACCAGCCTCCCCTGCGTGGAATACATTTAGAAGCAAACTTATGTCTATGTCTCCTCAGGAAGCTCTTGATACCATTGATCGCGAAACAGGATCGCTGCTTCTTTCAGAGGATTTGGTCAGCGCCTTACAAAATTATAGATTAGCTTTTGCATTCTTAACCGGAGATATGAAATTAACAAAGAAAATTTGGGGGCAACTCGATCACAATGCGCTACCACTAAGTCTCCGTATTGCTGCAGGTATTGCATTTAAACCTGATTTATCAAAAATAGTCAGTAGTTCAGATGCAGGTCAAAATTCAAACTTATTCATAATTTCAGGGCTTTGTGATGCTGCCGAAGTTGAATATTTTAATGATCTTAATGCTCCTTTTTGGCAGCCGCTTTCAGGGAAGAAATTCAATTCACAGGTTAACTCTAAGCCATTAGATAGATTACTTTTATTTTCAGAACTATTAGGCAACAGTGTTAAGAAGATGGATGGCAATATTGCTCGTAGATGCGCATTTCTTTTTCCAAGTTCAGAATTAGGTGCTAAAAGTTATATTTACTTAGCTGATAAAGCTGCATCCAATAGAGATTTCAAACTTTCCGCCTTTTATTTAAAAAGGGTTGATCCCGAAAAATTCGGATCTGATATGCATCTCAAATGGCTTATAGCAGCTGTTGAGTATGATCTAGCTGTTGGGAATGAAGGTAAAGCTCTTAACGCTTATAATAAAATATTAGAATCTGGAGGGGGACTTCCTTCTGAGAAAGAATTAAAACTTGCTCTTTTAATACAACAAAAAGGTGATTTAAAAAAAGCTCAAGCTATACTTGAAAGAATCTGGAGCCGAAGCGACAATTTAAATGACGAACTTAAAGCTGAACTCCTTTTTTGGATTGCTGAAGGAGATCAGGCAATGGGAGATAAAAAGAAGGCTTTAAAAAGTTATTTAGAACTGGCTTTTAAGTTTCCAAAACAAAATATATGGGCAGTGACGGCCATGTATAGAATTTCAATGATTTATGAACATAAAGGCCAGTTTGAGACAGCTAAAAAATTCTTAAACAGTGTGATTAAAAAAGCTGATCGACCGGCTCAAAAGGAAGCTGCAAAAGCAAGGCTAAGTGCAATTGAAACAAAACTAGCTAAGACTGGAGTAGGAAAAGAAGTTTCGTTTCCTTTTTAG
- a CDS encoding transcriptional regulator: MLKFVVIAVAAFVMWKLFTGEKQHKQNQDNKQTEKKIKAGEMVKDPICGTYVKKNSEIRVKNGEKIECFCSYECRDKYIKRIESGNND; the protein is encoded by the coding sequence ATGCTTAAGTTTGTTGTGATTGCTGTGGCTGCTTTTGTTATGTGGAAATTATTCACTGGAGAAAAACAACATAAGCAAAATCAAGATAACAAGCAGACAGAAAAAAAGATTAAAGCCGGAGAGATGGTTAAAGATCCTATTTGCGGAACTTATGTTAAAAAAAATAGTGAGATACGAGTTAAAAATGGTGAAAAAATTGAATGCTTTTGCTCATATGAATGCCGGGACAAATACATTAAACGTATTGAATCAGGCAATAATGATTAA
- the folK gene encoding 2-amino-4-hydroxy-6-hydroxymethyldihydropteridine diphosphokinase: MLPYIFDSRHRKTQGGSITDFPTIKVYVSLGSNIGDTDENLNEAVARLEKYEGIDPELWSETYLTEPQGLKDQAWFTNQIVRFAVDPELWSPQGFLSTLQAVEGQMQRVKKEINGPRIIDLDLILFGDEVVDGGDYLTVPHSRAKDRAFVLCPLAEIDPKLVFPDGSNIADLLSKIDYRIEDKKIYQN; this comes from the coding sequence ATACTTCCGTATATCTTTGACAGTAGACACAGAAAGACTCAAGGAGGCAGTATCACGGATTTCCCAACTATAAAGGTCTACGTCAGTCTTGGTTCTAACATCGGTGATACCGATGAGAATTTAAACGAAGCTGTCGCACGACTGGAAAAATATGAAGGCATTGACCCTGAACTTTGGTCAGAAACATATCTTACCGAACCACAGGGACTAAAAGATCAAGCTTGGTTTACTAACCAGATTGTTCGATTTGCTGTTGATCCAGAACTATGGTCTCCACAGGGATTCCTTTCAACGCTTCAAGCGGTAGAAGGGCAGATGCAGAGAGTTAAAAAAGAGATTAACGGCCCTCGAATTATAGATCTTGATTTAATCTTATTTGGTGATGAAGTTGTAGACGGTGGTGACTATCTTACTGTTCCTCATTCACGAGCAAAAGACCGCGCATTTGTTCTTTGCCCACTCGCCGAAATTGACCCTAAACTTGTTTTCCCTGATGGCAGCAACATTGCTGATTTATTGTCTAAAATAGATTATCGAATTGAAGATAAAAAGATTTATCAAAATTAA
- a CDS encoding LL-diaminopimelate aminotransferase: MPEFKFADRIATLPPYLFAEIDRLKSEVAAQGVDIISLGIGDPDLPTPQFIIDALYEAAKRPENHQYPSYVGLLTFRSAVATWYKERFNVDLDPEKEVISLIGSKEGIAHFPLAFVNPGDLVLVASPNYPVYPVASNFAGGEVKLIPLLDENDFLPDLDAIDAATWDKAKIIFLNYPNNPTAATATSDFFEKIVEIARKHNVIIVQDAAYSEVYYDENKKPKSILETPGAKEVAIEFHSLSKTYNMTGWRCGMAVGNATLVAGLGKVKENVDSGMFQAVQEAGIAALKHGEPYVKEFRAIYKERRDVVVEALRKINISCRIPDASIFVWAKTPEGYTSAEFVSKLLKETGVVVTPGNGFGPAGEGYFRISLTVDTERLKEAVSRISQL; this comes from the coding sequence ATGCCAGAATTTAAATTTGCCGACCGGATTGCAACGCTTCCGCCTTATCTTTTTGCGGAGATTGACAGATTAAAATCTGAAGTAGCCGCACAAGGCGTGGATATAATCAGTCTCGGCATTGGAGATCCTGACCTTCCAACGCCACAGTTCATCATAGATGCTCTCTATGAAGCTGCGAAACGTCCGGAAAATCATCAATATCCTTCATATGTTGGCCTTCTGACCTTTCGTTCAGCTGTTGCAACATGGTACAAAGAAAGATTCAATGTTGATCTTGATCCTGAAAAAGAAGTTATCAGTCTTATCGGATCAAAAGAAGGAATTGCACATTTCCCGTTAGCTTTTGTTAATCCTGGAGATCTTGTTCTTGTTGCATCTCCTAATTACCCTGTTTACCCTGTTGCAAGTAATTTTGCAGGCGGCGAAGTTAAACTGATCCCTCTTTTAGATGAAAATGATTTTTTGCCTGACCTTGATGCTATTGATGCTGCAACATGGGATAAAGCAAAAATTATTTTCCTTAACTATCCTAACAATCCTACTGCCGCTACTGCTACATCTGATTTTTTTGAAAAAATTGTTGAAATAGCACGTAAACATAATGTAATAATTGTGCAAGATGCAGCGTATTCTGAAGTTTATTACGATGAAAATAAAAAACCTAAATCTATTCTTGAAACTCCTGGCGCGAAAGAAGTCGCTATCGAATTTCATTCCCTGTCCAAGACATATAATATGACCGGCTGGCGTTGCGGAATGGCTGTCGGAAATGCAACTTTGGTTGCAGGACTTGGTAAGGTTAAAGAAAACGTAGATTCAGGTATGTTTCAGGCTGTTCAAGAGGCAGGAATAGCTGCTCTCAAGCATGGCGAACCATATGTCAAAGAGTTTCGTGCAATTTATAAAGAACGTCGTGATGTAGTTGTTGAAGCTCTCAGGAAAATTAATATTTCTTGTAGAATTCCTGATGCATCCATCTTTGTATGGGCAAAAACTCCTGAAGGATATACTTCAGCTGAATTCGTATCTAAATTACTCAAGGAAACAGGCGTCGTTGTTACACCCGGAAATGGATTTGGGCCTGCTGGTGAAGGATACTTCCGTATATCTTTGACAGTAGACACAGAAAGACTCAAGGAGGCAGTATCACGGATTTCCCAACTATAA
- the xerD gene encoding site-specific tyrosine recombinase XerD: MTENKNNISCKHQWVDRYLEHLLIERGLAENSLDGYLRDLESFQVFLDSKSSTIEKTTSQTLLLYLTYLRSKSLKSRSLARHLSSLRGFFAFCASRGFLKENPAILLENPKLPKKIPEFLSIDEIHLVLERPALNTKLGFRDKVMLELLYAAGMRVSELIELKIEDFDPQTGLLIILGKGSKERIVPIHYTAQHFLNQYIKDWRPAFKPNVKNIFLNRSGNGLTRQGVWKLIKKYTFEAGIRRSISPHTFRHSFATHLLDGGADLRTVQLLLGHADISATEIYTHIQAGRLVQLHKRFHPRSLM; the protein is encoded by the coding sequence ATGACTGAGAATAAAAACAACATTTCCTGTAAACACCAATGGGTTGACCGTTATCTGGAGCATCTTTTAATTGAAAGAGGCCTTGCAGAGAATAGTCTGGATGGATATTTGCGAGATCTGGAATCATTTCAAGTATTTCTAGACAGCAAATCTTCAACTATCGAAAAAACAACAAGTCAAACTTTACTACTTTACCTTACATATTTAAGGTCAAAATCTCTTAAAAGCAGATCACTTGCAAGACATCTTTCATCGCTGAGAGGTTTTTTTGCATTTTGTGCCTCACGTGGTTTTTTAAAAGAAAATCCTGCAATTTTACTTGAAAACCCCAAATTACCTAAAAAAATTCCTGAATTCCTTTCAATAGATGAAATACACCTTGTTTTAGAGCGCCCTGCCCTGAATACAAAACTTGGATTCAGAGATAAGGTGATGCTAGAACTTTTATACGCTGCGGGAATGCGAGTTTCTGAATTAATCGAATTAAAGATCGAAGATTTTGATCCACAAACAGGATTACTCATCATTCTCGGCAAAGGTTCAAAAGAAAGAATTGTGCCTATTCATTACACCGCTCAACATTTCTTAAACCAATACATTAAAGATTGGCGCCCTGCTTTTAAACCTAATGTCAAAAATATTTTCCTCAATCGAAGTGGCAACGGTTTGACGAGACAAGGCGTCTGGAAATTAATAAAAAAATATACGTTTGAAGCAGGTATAAGAAGGTCAATATCTCCACACACTTTTAGGCATTCTTTTGCGACCCATCTATTGGATGGAGGGGCAGATTTGCGAACTGTTCAGTTGCTTTTAGGACATGCTGACATCAGTGCTACCGAGATCTACACCCATATTCAAGCTGGACGACTGGTCCAACTTCACAAACGCTTTCACCCTCGTTCATTAATGTGA
- a CDS encoding CBS domain-containing protein translates to MSKTEELIKAETIITGHVNADFDCLAAIVAAGKIYPGATLIFPGSQEKNLRNFYMESATYFFNFKQLREIDNNSVKLLVVVDTSRKVRISHIKPILENPDLKIHVYDHHMQSECDLDPEFIIKKPWGSSVAILTHEIRKKNITLHQEEATILGLGLYEDTGSFMFNSTTEYDFEAGKWLLTCGMELDVITDLLNREMTSQQISLLSNLLKGAATYTINDLDIVISEISTPEYVGDFSVLVHKFMDMENVQILFALGRMNDRIHLVARSRTKDVNVGDICTAFGGGGHAYAASATIKDRTLAEVRDELFSLLYSKVAPKLNIEHLMSKPAVAIPRNMTISQAVERMIQFSLKGVPVVDNMENMRCVGILEHKIADKALAHQLGNVDVEIYMQHPFSTIKTDCGLHSVMEIILNQKQRLVPVVENDKVIAVITRTDLINLLVQDPARIPESLFPENKQERNIRNIMRNRLPNKILNILEVAGQMAEEFGTEAYVVGGFVRDLLLTRNNLDIDLVVESDGITFAKKLAKKMSGRVRYHRKFKTAVVILPDGQRIDVATARLEYYEYPAALPTVELSSIKMDLYRRDFTVNALAVHINPSSFGTLVDFFGSQRDLKDKTIRVLHALSFVEDPTRIMRAIRFEQRFNFKIGGQTLSLVKNALKLNLFSKLSGYRIVHELKLIFTEAEVLGSIKRMNELGALEAIHPLLVLNTSREQVIAELERVISWYNLLYLEPEISIWKIYLLGICMGISKPKMEQIYNRFSFSQTERREFVHLRETIFLAAGNILNIRGELKPSEIYKILSPVPLEGVLFIMARTSRDIVKKYISQYLTSLRLQTLDITGDDLKALGLIPGPQYTKLLYETKLACLDSIIKGKDEQLEFIKKKIKILSNF, encoded by the coding sequence ATGTCAAAAACTGAAGAACTGATAAAAGCAGAAACAATTATAACAGGGCATGTAAATGCCGATTTTGATTGCCTTGCAGCTATTGTTGCAGCTGGTAAAATCTACCCTGGAGCAACGCTTATTTTTCCCGGAAGTCAGGAAAAGAATCTCCGTAATTTTTATATGGAGAGTGCAACTTATTTCTTTAATTTCAAACAATTAAGAGAAATCGACAACAATTCAGTCAAATTACTTGTAGTCGTTGATACTTCACGTAAAGTAAGAATTTCGCACATTAAGCCCATTCTTGAAAATCCGGATCTTAAAATTCATGTTTACGACCATCATATGCAATCAGAATGTGATTTAGATCCCGAATTTATTATAAAAAAACCTTGGGGTTCAAGTGTTGCTATCTTGACTCATGAAATCCGCAAAAAAAATATTACCTTGCACCAAGAAGAAGCGACAATTCTTGGACTAGGACTTTATGAAGACACAGGCTCTTTTATGTTTAACTCCACTACAGAATATGATTTTGAAGCTGGAAAATGGTTGCTTACATGTGGTATGGAGCTTGATGTCATAACAGATCTGCTTAATCGAGAAATGACTTCACAGCAAATATCACTTCTTAGCAACCTTCTTAAAGGGGCTGCAACCTATACAATAAATGACCTAGATATTGTCATTTCAGAAATAAGCACACCTGAATATGTTGGGGATTTTTCAGTACTTGTTCATAAATTTATGGATATGGAAAACGTTCAAATTTTATTCGCTTTAGGAAGAATGAATGACAGAATACACCTAGTAGCAAGGTCGCGTACCAAAGATGTAAATGTTGGAGATATTTGCACTGCTTTTGGAGGTGGCGGACATGCTTACGCAGCTTCTGCCACAATTAAAGACCGTACACTTGCCGAAGTCAGGGATGAACTATTCTCGCTACTTTATTCCAAAGTCGCACCTAAATTAAATATTGAACACCTAATGTCAAAACCGGCTGTAGCAATCCCACGCAATATGACTATCTCTCAAGCTGTTGAACGTATGATTCAGTTCAGCTTAAAAGGAGTTCCTGTCGTTGATAATATGGAAAATATGAGATGTGTAGGTATTCTTGAGCACAAAATTGCTGACAAAGCCCTTGCCCATCAGCTTGGCAATGTCGATGTCGAAATATATATGCAACATCCTTTTTCTACAATTAAAACTGATTGCGGACTGCATAGCGTAATGGAGATTATTTTAAATCAAAAGCAACGGCTTGTACCGGTTGTTGAAAATGATAAAGTTATCGCAGTTATTACACGTACAGATCTTATTAATCTTCTTGTTCAAGACCCTGCGCGAATTCCTGAATCTCTTTTTCCTGAAAATAAACAAGAACGCAATATACGCAATATTATGCGTAACCGTCTTCCTAATAAAATTCTTAATATCCTTGAAGTTGCAGGACAAATGGCAGAGGAATTCGGGACAGAGGCCTATGTTGTAGGTGGATTTGTCAGAGACCTTTTACTTACAAGAAATAATTTAGACATAGATTTGGTTGTTGAATCTGACGGAATAACCTTTGCTAAAAAACTGGCAAAAAAAATGTCCGGCCGCGTTAGATATCATCGTAAATTTAAAACTGCGGTTGTCATTCTCCCGGATGGTCAAAGGATTGATGTGGCAACTGCTCGTCTTGAATATTATGAATACCCTGCCGCTTTGCCTACAGTGGAACTTTCATCTATAAAAATGGACTTATATCGCCGCGATTTTACAGTGAATGCGTTAGCTGTTCACATTAATCCATCCAGTTTTGGAACATTGGTAGATTTTTTCGGTTCCCAGCGAGATTTGAAAGACAAAACAATTCGTGTTCTGCATGCTCTAAGCTTTGTCGAAGACCCGACTCGTATAATGCGTGCAATAAGGTTTGAGCAAAGATTTAATTTTAAAATAGGCGGACAAACTTTAAGTCTAGTAAAAAATGCTCTCAAGCTAAATCTTTTCAGCAAGTTATCAGGATACAGAATTGTCCATGAATTAAAACTTATTTTCACCGAAGCAGAAGTGTTAGGGAGCATTAAGCGAATGAATGAACTTGGAGCGCTTGAAGCAATTCATCCGCTTTTAGTACTTAATACATCCCGTGAACAAGTAATTGCAGAACTTGAACGAGTTATTAGTTGGTACAACTTACTATACCTTGAACCTGAAATTTCGATTTGGAAGATATATTTACTAGGTATTTGTATGGGAATTTCAAAACCTAAAATGGAGCAGATTTATAATCGGTTCAGTTTTTCCCAGACAGAGAGAAGAGAATTCGTGCATTTACGTGAAACTATTTTTTTGGCAGCCGGAAATATTTTGAACATAAGAGGTGAACTAAAACCCAGTGAAATATACAAAATTTTAAGTCCTGTACCTCTCGAAGGAGTTCTTTTCATAATGGCCAGAACTAGCCGGGATATTGTTAAAAAATATATTTCGCAATATCTGACAAGTCTAAGACTGCAAACTTTAGATATTACTGGTGATGATTTAAAAGCATTAGGATTAATCCCCGGACCTCAATACACCAAATTACTTTACGAAACTAAATTGGCCTGCCTTGATTCAATTATTAAAGGAAAGGATGAACAATTGGAATTTATTAAAAAAAAGATCAAAATTTTATCCAATTTTTAA